A window of the Ostrea edulis chromosome 1, xbOstEdul1.1, whole genome shotgun sequence genome harbors these coding sequences:
- the LOC130051244 gene encoding hydroxysteroid dehydrogenase-like protein 2 isoform X2, protein MRSALVIGASRGIGKQVAITLSRDGYSVGVAAKTEVSQESLPGSFHDVVRDITKEGGVAIPIKCNARKSSDIEDAVTKCIEKFGKLDLAVYNAGAILWKPVIETPLARFDLMHEVNVRGAYTMIQQALPHFLARKSGRIILVSPPIYNRFFKGKTPYSVSKTGMTVLTHGLANELQGTGVSISSLWPATVIKAFVTDQLKTPKSVMRTPDIFADAILKIAEEKSEKLNGLALIDV, encoded by the exons ATGAGGTCAGCACTGGTGATTGGAGCCTCCCGTGGAATAGGGAAACAAGTGGCTATCACTTTATCTAGAGATGGTTATTCTGTGGGCGTGGCTGCAAAGACCGAAGTCTCGCAGGAATCATTGCCGGGGTCATTCCATGACGTAGTACGTGACATCACCAAAGAAGGAGGTGTTGCAATACCTATAAAATGCAATGCCAGGAAGAGTAGCGATATTGAGGATGCTGTAACTAAGTGTATTGAAAA ATTCGGTAAACTTGATTTGGCAGTATACAACGCGGGAGCCATTTTATGGAAGCCTGTGATTGAAACTCCTCTAGCACGGTTTGATCTTATGCATGAAGTGAATGTCAGAGGGGCGTATACCATGATTCAGCAGGCTCTGCCACATTTTCTCGCGAGAAAATCCGGAAGAATAATTTTAGTGTCACCTCCTATATACAATAG ATTTTTCAAAGGCAAGACACCATACAGCGTTAGTAAGACTGGAATGACAGTTCTCACACATGGTTTGGCTAACGAACTACAAGGCACAG gtGTATCAATTTCCTCTTTATGGCCAGCCACCGTCATTAAAGCGTTTGTTACAGACCAACTCAAAACTCCTAAATCCGTCATGAGGACTCCAGATATATTTGCTGATGCCATTCTTAAAATTGCCGAAGAAAAGTCAGAAAA